TCGCATTTCGCCCCCGATTCGCTGGAGATGGCGCTGCAGATGTACCGCGCGCAATTCAAGCCGTCGCACCAGCAAGCCAAGCCGCATGCCATGGTCGGTGTCAACATCATCGCCGCCGACAGCGATGCCGAAGCACGGCGCCTGGCCACTACCCAGCAGATGTCCTTCACCGACATGCACCGCGGCGTGCGCGGCCTCAGCAAGCCGCCTATCGACGATATCGAAAGCTACTGGTCGCCGCTGGAAAAGGCCCAGGCTTCGCACATGCTGGCGCATTCGATCATCGGCTCGCCCGAGACCGTACGCGCCGGCATCGAGCGCTTCCTGCTGCTCACCGGCGCCGATGAACTGATGATTGTCTCCGACGTCTTCGAGCACAAGGCGCGCCTGCATTCGTTCGAACTGATCGCCGAAATTGCGCGCGGCATCGAGCCGCTCTGAATCTGAGCTGGTTGCCGCATGCCGTTGTCTGCTTCCCCCTCGCCTTGCCAGCTGATCGACAGCACGGCTTTCCTCGGCCGCGATATCTGGGTCAAGCGCGACGACCTGCTGCATGCCGAGGTCTCCGGCAATAAATTCCGCAAGCTCAAATACCCCCTGCTGGCGCTGCAGGGCAGGCACCCGACCCTGGTCACCATGGGCGGCCCGTGGTCGAATCATTTGCATGCATTGGCGCATGCCGCTGCCCTCGGCGGCTGGCCCAGCATAGGACTGGTGCGCGGCGCCGCCGAGATGAGCAGCGCGACGCTGGACGATTGCCGCCGCCTGGGCATGCAAATCCGCTTCGTGTCGCGCATGGACTATCGCCAGCTGCGCGAAGATGGGCAAGCCTGGCGCCGCCATGTCGCGGCTGCCGATGACAGCCATGTCTGGCTTCCTGAGGGTGGTAGCGCGCCGGCGGCATTGCGTGGTGTGGCGGAGCTGGTGGATGAAATCGAGCAGCAGCTGCAGTTCATTCCTGAAGTGATCATGGTCGCATGCGGCACCGGCGCTACCCTGGCCGGGATTCTGGCGGGCTTGCACGGTCGCGGCCGGGTGATCGGCGTCGCTGTCTTGAAAGATGCCGCTTATCTGCGCCAGGAAATCAAGCGTCTGTTGCAGCAGGCCGGCTATCC
The sequence above is a segment of the Collimonas sp. PA-H2 genome. Coding sequences within it:
- a CDS encoding 1-aminocyclopropane-1-carboxylate deaminase/D-cysteine desulfhydrase is translated as MPLSASPSPCQLIDSTAFLGRDIWVKRDDLLHAEVSGNKFRKLKYPLLALQGRHPTLVTMGGPWSNHLHALAHAAALGGWPSIGLVRGAAEMSSATLDDCRRLGMQIRFVSRMDYRQLREDGQAWRRHVAAADDSHVWLPEGGSAPAALRGVAELVDEIEQQLQFIPEVIMVACGTGATLAGILAGLHGRGRVIGVAVLKDAAYLRQEIKRLLQQAGYPDYQNYQLLTDAHHGGYGKAPSELRQFCRDFSQELGLPVEPVYTGKLFHALRQLQQAHAFREDERVLAVHTGGMQGARGFIDQRQD